The Tigriopus californicus strain San Diego chromosome 5, Tcal_SD_v2.1, whole genome shotgun sequence genome includes a region encoding these proteins:
- the LOC131880242 gene encoding uncharacterized protein LOC131880242: MAFRSLLFILVVVALAWIQPGSCQDDLADQFLPGPYETQTVVFDKDDILAIDHNIYVYGPLAAGNFPIIYFSSSLAGNVPATAYKVLLEHIASHGYVVVCPAKLNWPGTEYEAQWLIDLHNWVESNLLINLINMGFDAELKIDFATEFVMGHSAGNHVMCEYLKATCGNVQGFIMMSPVDGVDELGIIKKFCIEPPSQVSFNIPTLVIPAGLDSVPGIAPPKGLTAPCAPEELSNRRFYDGMIGPTWMVNATGYGHADLLEPGLVDLVDELKYCAFHEGGDPDEVYRRFLGGSVVSFAKGIMGECNLLQNLEDSANIPVDTRIEMKGMEDDCPVGSCEN; this comes from the exons ATGGCATTCCGTTCACTTTTATTCATTCTGGTTGTCGTGGCTCTGGCTTGGATCCAACCCGGATCATGTCAAGACGATTTGGCCGACCAATTCCTGCCTGGTCCATACGAAACTCAAACGGTCGTCTTTGACAAGGACGACATCTTGGCCATCGACCATAATATCTATGTTTATGGCCCCTTAGCTGCAGGCAATTTTCCAATCATTTATTTCTCGTCTTCTCTGGCTG GAAATGTGCCTGCGACTGCATACAAAGTTTTATTGGAGCATATTGCCAGCCATGGTTATGTCGTTGTGTGCCCAGCCAAGTTAAACTGGCCTGGAACCGAGTACGAAGCCCAATGGTTGATTGATCTCCATAACTGGGTAGAATCGAACCTGCTGATCAATCTGATTAACATGG GATTTGACGCCGAGCTCAAGATTGACTTTGCTACCGAATTCGTCATGGGACATTCGGCTGGAAACCATGTTATGTGTGAATACTTGAAGGCCACTTGCGGGAACGTTCAAGGTTTCATCATGATGTCCCCTGTCGATGGTGTCGATGAGCTGGGGATCATTAAAAAGTTCTGCATTGAACCACCCAGCCAAGTTTCATTCAACATTCCCACCCTGGTTATTCCCGCTGGTTTGGACAGCGTTCCTG GTATTGCTCCACCCAAGGGTCTAACTGCCCCTTGTGCCCCGGAAGAATTATCCAACAGGCGATTCTATGATGGCATGATTGGGCCCACTTGGATGGTGAACGCCACAGGATATGGCCACGCTGACCTTTTGGAACCTGGTCTGGTGGACCTCGTGGACGAACTCAAATATTGCGCTTTCCACGAGGGTGGAGATCCAGATGAGGTCTATCGCCGTTTTCTTGGAGGGTCTGTGGTGTCATTTGCCAAAG GAATCATGGGCGAATgtaatttgcttcaaaatctcGAGGACTCGGCTAATATCCCAGTGGACACGAGGATTGAGATGAAGGGCATGGAAGATGATTGTCCCGTTGGGAGTTGTGAAAACTAA